The Phycisphaerae bacterium genomic interval ACGACCGAGGTAGCGATCCTGTCGCTGGCGGACATCAGCACCTGCGAATCGATCCGGGTAGCCGGCGACGACATGGACGAGGCGATCATCAACTACATGCGGCGGACGTACAACCTGGCGATCGGCCCGCAGACGTCAGAGCGGATCAAGCTGGAGATCGGCTCGGTGGCCGAGCTGGAGAAGGAACTGACCATGCAGGTCAGCGGTCGCGACCTGATCAGCGGGTTGCCTCGGGAGACGACGATCACCAGCGAGGAGGTCCGTGAAGCCCTCAAGGAGCCGATCGGGCTGATCGTCGAGGCGGTTGTTCGGACGCTGGAGAAGGCCGAGCCGGAGTTGGCTGCCGACCTGATCACGGACGGCATCTGCCTGGCGGGTGGCGGCTCGCTGATTCGCGGTCTGGACTCGGTGCTCAATCAGACGACAGGCCTCAAGGTTCGCCTGGCGGAGGATCCTCTCGCCTGCGTGGCCCGGGGCACGAGTGTTTTCCTCGAGAATCTGAACGAATGGAAAGACACCATGGAGTCGACCGAGAACGACGTGTAGGTTGGACAGAAGCGGCCAGGGGTGCCCAGCGAGGGATGAGTTCGTTGTGGGACGCCTTGGTGAGGCGTGGTTTTTCCAGAGCGAGCATTTCACGTGCAGTACAGGCGGTTGAGGACACCTTCGAAGCCGACGATCTTCATGCTGCTGATGCTTCTCTCGGGTGTCAGTGTGTTTCTGCCCGCCGACGTTTTCGGGCCGGCGAGGGTTCTAACGCAGCTGGTCGCGGTTCCGCAATGGGCGGCGCAGCGGGCGACGCAGCATGTGGCCGAGCCCATCCAGGCCCTGGCCGCCAAACCGATGGCCGCGGAGGAACTGGTTCGTCTGCAGCGTCAGGATTTGGCGCTGGAGAACGAGAACGCGGTTCTGCGACAGCAGGTCTACGAGCTGCGGCTCACCGTTCAGGAGCTGACCGTGCTCCGCAAGCAGAGCCTGCAGCGTGAGGGTATCATTTTGCCCGCGCCGGTCGTAGCCCTGGATGCGGCTCCGGGGCGGGACTCGATGGTGCTGGGCAAAGGCAAGGTTCAGGGTGCCAAGCGAGAGGACTGGGTGGCCTCGCGGCTGCTCGTCCAGGTGGGGCAGCAGGATGGCGTGCAGGGCGAGGAGGCGGTGCTGGCCCGGGAGACGCTGATTGGCCGGATCGAGGAGACGAGTCCGCTGACCTCGCGGGTGGTGCTGCTGAGCGACCCGTACACCAACCGGGCCATGAAAGTGCGGATCATGCATTTCGACCACTCGTCGCAGCGTTACCTGCAGGTCACTTCGGGCGGGCGGATCGCCGAGTTCGTGCTCCGCGGGGCCGGCGCGGGCAGGATGGTGGTGCCCGACATCCGCAAAGACTTCACTGACGCCGGCGTAGTGGCGGTCGGCGACCTGGTGACCTCGGATCCGCAGGACCCCAAGCTGCCCCTTGGCATGGTGATCGGGGAGATCACCGAGCTACGGCACAACAAGGACAATCCGCTGCTGCATGATGCGATCGTGCAGCACCGTTACGATCCGAAGAACCTCAGTCAGGTCTATATCGTGGATCTCTCGCGCGGGTCGAAGGCATCGCGATGATCGAGCCGGTCCCACTCACCAGACGAACCGGTCACCCGCGAGGCGTTGCCTGAGAGCGGCCATCAGGGCGTCTTCGTCCGCTTCGGTCGGGGCCTGATAGGTGACCGAGAAGCGCAGGCAGGCCCCGGCATCGTCCCACGGAACGGTGCATATGGACCGCTCGCGGATCAGGAACTGGGACACGTCCTCGGCCGTCTTGAAGACTTGGCCGCCGTCTATACCTCTTGGTGCCTTCGTATAAAGGAAGTAGGTGCCTCCGGGCATATGGGCGTCGAAGCCGAGCTCCCGGAGCGTTGCGACGAGTTTGTTCAGCCGCCGCTCGTAGCGGGCCCGGACACGTTGCGGAATCGAGTCGTCGGCCAAGGCCGCGACGCCGGCTTTCTGGATGGCCATGAACTGTCCGCTGTCACAGTTGTCCTTGACATCGGCAAAGGCCCGGACGATCCGTTCGTTCCCGGCCACGAAGCCCAGTCGCCAGCCGATCATATCGAAGCCCTTGCTCATCGAGTGGACCTCGACGCCGACTTCCGTTGCTCCCTGGACGGCCAGGAAGCTGAGCGGCTTGCGGCCGTAGGTGAGCATGACGTGGGCGGCATCGTTGACGACCACGAGCTGGTAACGGTGGGCGAAGTCGATGACCTTGCGGAAGAAGGTCTCGTCGGCCAGGCCGCCGGTGGGGCTGTTGGGGTAGTTGAGGACCAGCATCTTGGCCCGGCGGAGGATATCGGCGGGAATGATGTCCAGGTCGGGCAGGAAGCTGTTTTCCGCCAGAAGCGGCAGGCTGAAAACGGCGCCGCCGTAGTAGCGGGTGTGGGTGCCGGCGATCGGGTAGCCAGGCACGGTCATCAGGGCAATGTCACCGGGATTGATGAAGACCGCGGGGAGCATGGCCAGGGCGGTCTTGCTGCCGATGCAGTGGTTGACCTCGGTGGCCGGATCGAGGGTCACGCCGAAGGCTCGTTTCATCCAGCCGGCGGCGGCGTCCTTGTACTGCTGGATGCCGTTGTCGGCATAGCCGCGGTTTTCGAGTTTGCCGGCCTCTTCGGCCAGGACCTGGCGGACGGATGGATCGGCCATCTGGTCGTTCTCGCCGATGCCGAAATCGAGCAGGGGGCGGTTG includes:
- a CDS encoding rod shape-determining protein, with product MFNSLLGLFSVDMGIDLGTCNTLVCVRGQGIVLNEPSVVAVKKGTNRVLKNGNAVGLVAKEMIGKTPGTITAIRPLQDGVIADFDITEAMLGYFIRKVHGRRSFVMPRVVIAVPSGITAVEKRAVYNSAERAGARRVYLVPEPMAAAIGAGLPVAEPRASMIVDIGGGTTEVAILSLADISTCESIRVAGDDMDEAIINYMRRTYNLAIGPQTSERIKLEIGSVAELEKELTMQVSGRDLISGLPRETTITSEEVREALKEPIGLIVEAVVRTLEKAEPELAADLITDGICLAGGGSLIRGLDSVLNQTTGLKVRLAEDPLACVARGTSVFLENLNEWKDTMESTENDV
- a CDS encoding rod shape-determining protein MreC, whose product is MLLMLLSGVSVFLPADVFGPARVLTQLVAVPQWAAQRATQHVAEPIQALAAKPMAAEELVRLQRQDLALENENAVLRQQVYELRLTVQELTVLRKQSLQREGIILPAPVVALDAAPGRDSMVLGKGKVQGAKREDWVASRLLVQVGQQDGVQGEEAVLARETLIGRIEETSPLTSRVVLLSDPYTNRAMKVRIMHFDHSSQRYLQVTSGGRIAEFVLRGAGAGRMVVPDIRKDFTDAGVVAVGDLVTSDPQDPKLPLGMVIGEITELRHNKDNPLLHDAIVQHRYDPKNLSQVYIVDLSRGSKASR
- a CDS encoding LL-diaminopimelate aminotransferase, whose amino-acid sequence is MTDPYFQALFADRIGGAQYGKGTAIYKFEKIKRAKRAAIKDFPNRPLLDFGIGENDQMADPSVRQVLAEEAGKLENRGYADNGIQQYKDAAAGWMKRAFGVTLDPATEVNHCIGSKTALAMLPAVFINPGDIALMTVPGYPIAGTHTRYYGGAVFSLPLLAENSFLPDLDIIPADILRRAKMLVLNYPNSPTGGLADETFFRKVIDFAHRYQLVVVNDAAHVMLTYGRKPLSFLAVQGATEVGVEVHSMSKGFDMIGWRLGFVAGNERIVRAFADVKDNCDSGQFMAIQKAGVAALADDSIPQRVRARYERRLNKLVATLRELGFDAHMPGGTYFLYTKAPRGIDGGQVFKTAEDVSQFLIRERSICTVPWDDAGACLRFSVTYQAPTEADEDALMAALRQRLAGDRFVW